One Comamonas sp. 26 genomic region harbors:
- the creD gene encoding cell envelope integrity protein CreD — translation MKNRLLFKTVSLLIVLAMLMLGLSMIQDVVKDRIRNRDYAVQSVVSSLAGSQTLIGPALVQNCTETTSNPNGKKIEYTTREFQRQLLPDSVSHNASAAMEERSRGLHLINAYVLHDQIQASFTNADQLAQPPSATGAAKATVSCGKLYLSFALSDPRGIRSATVEANNKELNVESGTSLEHYSKGIQSEINPATLKKGEPLSISLKLQLLGTERLAFTPIGAENKVTLTTDWPHPSFGGSFLPARREVTDNGFTANWEISSLATSASTAFTRQQGLCSSGYGDSEPDYTVTSAARAVASGNGPCLETMNTEFVNPVNVYSLSDRATKYGLLFVILTFVAVGLFEVMKKLRVHPVQYLLVGSALCSFFLLLISLSEHLGFATAYVIAASSCVALLAFYASHILGSIKRGLPFAAAISALYGLLYVLLQLEQTALVVGSIALFAVLALVMICTRHVDWYAFGQSDSDAPAKAVADKELV, via the coding sequence ATGAAAAACCGACTGCTATTCAAAACAGTCTCACTGCTGATCGTTCTGGCAATGCTCATGTTGGGCTTGTCCATGATTCAGGACGTGGTTAAAGACCGCATCCGTAACCGTGACTACGCCGTGCAAAGCGTGGTATCCAGCCTGGCCGGATCACAGACGCTGATAGGCCCGGCGCTGGTGCAGAACTGCACGGAAACCACCAGCAACCCCAACGGCAAGAAAATCGAATACACCACGCGTGAATTTCAGCGTCAGTTGCTGCCCGACAGCGTGAGTCACAACGCCAGCGCAGCCATGGAAGAGCGCTCACGCGGCCTGCACCTGATCAACGCCTATGTGCTGCACGACCAGATTCAGGCCAGCTTCACCAACGCCGATCAGCTTGCCCAGCCACCCAGCGCAACCGGTGCCGCCAAAGCCACCGTCAGCTGCGGCAAGCTCTATCTGAGCTTTGCCCTCAGCGACCCGCGCGGTATTCGCAGCGCGACTGTTGAAGCCAACAACAAGGAGCTGAACGTGGAGTCCGGTACCTCGCTGGAGCACTACAGCAAAGGCATTCAGTCCGAAATCAACCCCGCCACACTCAAAAAAGGCGAGCCACTGAGCATCAGCCTCAAACTGCAGTTGCTGGGCACTGAACGTCTCGCCTTCACGCCCATAGGCGCTGAAAACAAAGTAACTCTGACTACCGACTGGCCACACCCATCGTTTGGCGGCAGCTTTCTTCCCGCCCGCCGTGAGGTGACGGACAACGGCTTTACCGCCAACTGGGAGATCTCCTCACTCGCCACCTCGGCCAGCACCGCCTTCACCCGCCAGCAAGGGCTCTGCAGTTCCGGGTATGGCGACAGCGAGCCAGACTACACCGTAACCAGTGCTGCGCGTGCAGTCGCATCGGGCAACGGCCCCTGCCTTGAGACCATGAACACGGAGTTCGTCAACCCCGTCAATGTCTATTCGCTGAGCGACCGTGCCACCAAATACGGCTTGCTGTTTGTGATTCTGACTTTTGTGGCCGTCGGCCTGTTTGAGGTCATGAAAAAGCTGCGCGTTCACCCTGTGCAATACCTGCTGGTGGGCTCTGCGCTGTGCAGTTTTTTCCTGCTGCTGATCAGCCTGTCCGAGCATCTGGGTTTTGCCACTGCCTATGTCATTGCCGCAAGCTCCTGCGTCGCACTGCTGGCCTTCTACGCCAGCCATATTCTGGGCAGCATCAAGCGTGGCCTGCCGTTTGCCGCAGCCATCTCTGCGTTGTATGGCCTGCTCTATGTGCTGCTGCAACTGGAGCAGACCGCTCTGGTCGTCGGCTCTATTGCGCTGTTTGCCGTGCTGGCTCTGGTCATGATCTGCACCCGACATGTGGACTGGTATGCCTTTGGCCAAAGCGATAGCGATGCACCAGCCAAAGCAGTGGCAGACAAGGAACTGGTATGA
- a CDS encoding dynamin family protein produces MTASFNEQFGQHGAWRRGFASQLQELREWLMAQDLLDSSVQERLQRLEDQMRGDKVMVAFVAEFSRGKSELINAIFFAHYGRRLMPASAGRTTMCPAELGWEAELMPSLRLLPIDTRESPESLGQWRVRSDAWAQYPLDVGNAQQIADTLVKVADVRKVSVDQARRLGFWHDDDEADNPMVDADGWVEVPMWRHALINMPHPLLKQGLVILDTPGLNAVGAEPELTVNLIPQAHAVVFVLGADTGVTKSDLAIWRDHVLPAGAGKAGRDDALAASRLVVLNKVDTLWDSLSSGAQVQAQLRRQQQDSANLLGVSVDKVLPVSAQKGLVAKVNRNDVLLQASGLPAFEDLLANGIMGQRQKVLQAAVHANVQQLQGQVDRVINMRRRELDDQLAELCGLRGKNASVIAGMRSRIEGENQEFDQSSTKVQAMRTVHMRMLKDIFQLLSSAVLKKELTELKEALDQRGLKLGVRKIYEQTFERLHAVAVRVLAQAEEMQNLMSTSFRELNAEFSFSLQVPPALMLSDFTEDLHSIEGSYTQYLGLSSAFKLTSADFSQRLIKALALRLRTVFEAASNDVEMWSKSLTAPVDAQLRERKRSYTRRLEAVDRISGAATDLEERIADMENAQAHLGSLQRQLISASAQLLVPLWSERAQTTSAPLDINLVA; encoded by the coding sequence GTGACAGCTTCATTCAACGAGCAGTTTGGCCAACATGGTGCGTGGCGACGAGGTTTTGCCTCGCAGCTGCAGGAACTGCGGGAATGGCTGATGGCGCAGGATTTGCTGGACTCCTCCGTGCAGGAGCGCTTGCAGCGCCTTGAAGATCAGATGCGCGGAGACAAGGTCATGGTCGCTTTTGTGGCCGAGTTCTCGCGCGGAAAATCAGAGCTGATCAACGCTATCTTCTTTGCCCACTACGGCCGTCGCCTCATGCCTGCGAGCGCAGGCCGCACCACCATGTGCCCGGCAGAGCTGGGCTGGGAGGCTGAGTTGATGCCCAGCTTGCGCCTTCTGCCCATTGACACGCGTGAGTCGCCAGAGAGTCTGGGCCAGTGGCGTGTGCGCAGCGATGCATGGGCGCAGTACCCGCTGGATGTTGGTAATGCGCAGCAGATTGCAGACACGCTGGTCAAGGTGGCCGATGTGCGCAAGGTTTCCGTCGACCAGGCTAGAAGGCTGGGCTTCTGGCATGACGACGATGAAGCCGATAACCCCATGGTGGATGCCGATGGCTGGGTGGAAGTGCCCATGTGGCGCCATGCGCTCATTAACATGCCGCATCCGCTTCTCAAGCAGGGGTTGGTGATTCTGGATACCCCTGGTTTGAATGCCGTGGGTGCAGAGCCTGAGTTGACGGTCAACCTCATCCCCCAGGCCCATGCCGTGGTCTTTGTGCTGGGGGCTGATACGGGCGTCACCAAGTCCGACCTTGCCATCTGGCGTGATCATGTGCTGCCCGCTGGTGCAGGTAAGGCTGGTAGAGACGATGCGCTGGCTGCATCGCGCCTGGTGGTGCTCAACAAGGTCGATACGCTGTGGGACAGCCTCAGCTCTGGCGCGCAGGTGCAGGCGCAGTTGCGCAGGCAGCAGCAGGACTCGGCCAATCTGCTGGGTGTCTCGGTCGATAAGGTATTACCTGTTTCTGCCCAGAAGGGTCTGGTCGCAAAGGTGAATCGCAACGATGTCTTGCTGCAAGCCAGCGGCCTGCCCGCGTTTGAGGACTTGCTGGCCAACGGCATCATGGGTCAGCGCCAGAAGGTGCTGCAGGCCGCAGTGCATGCCAATGTGCAGCAACTGCAGGGGCAGGTGGACCGAGTTATTAATATGCGCCGCAGAGAGCTGGACGACCAGCTGGCTGAGCTGTGCGGCTTGCGCGGCAAGAACGCCAGTGTGATTGCCGGCATGCGCTCGCGCATCGAGGGTGAGAACCAGGAGTTTGACCAGAGCTCGACCAAAGTTCAGGCCATGCGCACGGTGCACATGCGCATGCTCAAGGATATTTTTCAGCTGCTCAGCTCGGCGGTTTTGAAAAAAGAGCTGACTGAACTCAAAGAAGCACTGGATCAGCGTGGCCTCAAGTTGGGTGTGCGCAAGATCTATGAGCAGACGTTTGAGCGACTGCATGCGGTGGCCGTCCGGGTGCTTGCGCAGGCCGAAGAAATGCAGAACTTGATGAGTACGTCATTCAGAGAGCTCAATGCTGAATTCAGCTTTTCTCTGCAGGTGCCGCCAGCGCTGATGCTGTCCGACTTCACTGAGGACCTGCACAGCATCGAAGGCAGCTACACCCAGTACCTGGGCTTGAGCAGTGCCTTCAAACTCACAAGTGCAGATTTTTCGCAGCGATTGATCAAGGCGCTGGCGCTGCGTCTGCGCACCGTGTTTGAAGCGGCATCGAACGATGTGGAAATGTGGAGCAAATCACTGACTGCGCCTGTCGATGCACAATTACGTGAACGTAAACGCAGTTACACGCGCCGCTTGGAAGCGGTCGACCGCATCAGCGGCGCAGCCACGGATCTGGAGGAGCGCATTGCCGACATGGAAAATGCGCAGGCTCATCTGGGCTCTTTGCAGAGGCAGTTGATCAGCGCATCAGCCCAGTTGCTGGTGCCTTTATGGTCTGAGCGCGCCCAAACCACTTCCGCGCCGCTGGACATCAACCTGGTAGCTTGA
- the recN gene encoding DNA repair protein RecN, giving the protein MALKRIALQDFVIVQSLDLDWQAGFTVLTGETGAGKSIMLDALQLVLGARADAQVVREGCNQADICAEFDCPQNLRPWLEEAGFAQEQELLLRRVIDSQGRSRAWINGSPATATQLRHLGDQLIDIHGQHAWQSLTRPDAARAMLDTYGSIDTAPLKSLWQGWRQTSQALEQALSAQDNLQRERERLQWQISELDKLSPRADEWDELNAQHTRLSHAQTLMDSAQTCLHLLEDDDAGAANLLGKAHHLLQDQEHLEPEFQNISDVLGSCVAQLHDARHSLQAYLRRADLDPELLADLDERLALWMQLARRYKRTPEELPTLLEGWKQELRQLDAAVDIDGLHATEQAAYQQYQAEARQVSQQRALAAPRLSRAITQSMQSLGMKGGRFEVQLEHAESAAPAGTDSVTFLVAGHTGATPKPIAKVASGGELSRISLAIAVTTSELGQAGTLIFDEVDSGVGGAVAETVGRLMRSLGRSRQVLAVTHLPQVAAYADQHYRVTKRPKSNTTISSVDPLDGEEREMEMARMLGGEHLSEATMAHAREMLNMARLSASELLNSNGSPASNAKSKSSKAATTRKNTSKVRGE; this is encoded by the coding sequence ATGGCTTTGAAGCGCATCGCCCTGCAGGACTTTGTGATTGTTCAGTCCCTTGATCTGGACTGGCAAGCGGGCTTTACGGTACTGACCGGCGAAACCGGGGCAGGAAAATCCATCATGCTAGATGCCCTGCAACTGGTGCTGGGCGCCCGTGCCGATGCGCAGGTAGTGCGCGAAGGCTGCAATCAGGCTGACATCTGCGCCGAGTTTGACTGCCCTCAAAACCTGCGCCCCTGGCTTGAAGAAGCCGGTTTTGCACAAGAGCAAGAACTGCTGCTTCGCCGCGTAATCGACAGCCAGGGCAGAAGCCGCGCATGGATCAATGGATCTCCCGCCACAGCAACCCAGCTACGCCACCTGGGTGATCAGCTCATCGATATTCACGGCCAGCACGCCTGGCAAAGCCTGACCCGCCCCGATGCAGCCCGGGCCATGCTGGACACCTATGGCAGCATTGACACCGCCCCGCTCAAGTCGCTATGGCAGGGCTGGCGCCAGACCAGCCAAGCACTGGAGCAGGCTTTGTCTGCCCAGGACAATCTGCAGCGCGAGCGTGAACGCCTGCAGTGGCAGATTTCAGAGCTGGACAAGCTCTCGCCTCGCGCAGACGAGTGGGATGAGCTCAACGCCCAACACACCCGTCTGTCGCACGCTCAGACCTTGATGGACTCTGCCCAAACCTGCCTGCACCTACTGGAAGATGATGATGCAGGTGCCGCCAACCTCTTGGGTAAAGCGCACCACCTGCTACAAGATCAAGAGCATCTGGAGCCCGAGTTTCAGAATATTTCTGATGTACTAGGCTCCTGCGTGGCGCAGTTGCACGATGCAAGGCACTCGCTGCAAGCCTACCTGCGCCGCGCCGACTTGGACCCTGAATTACTGGCTGACTTGGACGAACGCCTTGCGCTGTGGATGCAGCTGGCGCGTCGCTACAAGCGCACACCCGAAGAGCTGCCAACGCTGCTCGAAGGCTGGAAGCAAGAGCTGCGCCAGCTTGATGCAGCTGTGGATATAGATGGCCTTCACGCCACAGAACAAGCCGCTTATCAGCAATATCAAGCTGAAGCACGCCAGGTCTCTCAGCAGCGTGCACTGGCCGCTCCCCGCCTGTCACGCGCTATTACCCAGTCCATGCAAAGTCTGGGCATGAAAGGTGGCCGCTTTGAGGTACAGCTGGAGCATGCCGAATCGGCGGCTCCCGCAGGCACAGACAGCGTAACCTTTCTCGTCGCAGGCCACACCGGAGCCACACCCAAACCCATTGCCAAAGTGGCATCGGGCGGTGAACTATCCCGTATTTCTTTAGCTATTGCCGTCACCACCAGTGAGCTGGGGCAAGCCGGAACACTGATTTTTGACGAAGTCGATTCCGGTGTGGGTGGCGCTGTGGCCGAGACCGTGGGGCGCCTCATGCGCTCTCTCGGTCGTTCGCGCCAGGTATTGGCCGTTACGCACTTGCCGCAGGTCGCCGCTTATGCCGATCAGCATTACCGCGTCACCAAACGCCCCAAGTCCAACACCACCATCAGCAGCGTGGATCCACTGGATGGCGAAGAACGCGAAATGGAAATGGCCCGCATGCTGGGCGGCGAGCATCTGTCTGAAGCCACGATGGCCCACGCCCGAGAAATGCTAAACATGGCAAGATTGTCGGCAAGCGAGCTGCTGAACAGCAATGGCTCGCCTGCCTCAAACGCCAAAAGCAAGAGCAGCAAGGCCGCCACCACGCGCAAAAACACCAGCAAAGTCAGGGGAGAGTGA
- a CDS encoding winged helix-turn-helix domain-containing protein yields the protein MLSTQTPALRVLLLEDDPAIARTICYTLEREGIAVTHSLLIADARQQWASVIFDALLMDVGLPDGNGLDWCRELRSARSIAPVLVLSARGEEMDKVLGLELGADDYLTKPFSPRELLARTRALLRRSRQFQPVAQIQPAQALQIDEQGQRILLHSQTMDLTRREYQLLQSLIQSAGRILSRDALLEQIWGLGSESTDRTVDTHIKTLRAKLRERLPDHEVIITHRGLGYSLNQPG from the coding sequence ATGCTCAGTACCCAGACTCCGGCCCTACGCGTGCTGCTCCTGGAAGATGACCCCGCCATTGCGCGCACCATCTGCTATACGCTGGAACGCGAAGGCATTGCCGTGACCCATAGCCTGCTGATTGCCGATGCGCGCCAGCAATGGGCATCCGTCATATTTGATGCCTTGCTCATGGATGTGGGCCTGCCCGATGGCAATGGTCTGGACTGGTGCCGAGAGCTGCGTTCTGCACGCTCTATCGCTCCCGTGCTGGTTCTCAGCGCCAGAGGTGAAGAGATGGACAAAGTGCTGGGGCTTGAGCTGGGGGCCGATGACTATCTGACCAAGCCCTTCAGCCCCCGCGAGCTGCTGGCCCGCACCCGCGCCCTGCTACGTCGTTCAAGGCAATTTCAGCCTGTAGCCCAGATACAGCCTGCGCAAGCACTTCAAATAGATGAGCAAGGCCAGCGCATTTTGCTTCACTCGCAAACCATGGATTTGACGCGCCGCGAGTATCAGCTGCTGCAAAGCCTGATCCAGAGCGCAGGCCGCATCCTCAGTCGCGATGCGCTGCTGGAGCAAATCTGGGGGCTGGGCAGCGAGAGCACAGACCGCACGGTGGACACCCACATCAAGACCCTGCGCGCCAAGCTGCGAGAGCGCTTGCCGGATCACGAAGTCATCATCACCCACCGCGGGCTGGGCTACAGCCTGAACCAACCCGGATAA
- the mutM gene encoding bifunctional DNA-formamidopyrimidine glycosylase/DNA-(apurinic or apyrimidinic site) lyase has protein sequence MPELPEVEVTRRSFADRIAGARIDAAALGKPLRWPLGLLPQALVGREVLGVRRRGKYLLVDLSEGLLLIHLGMSGSLRFVGVDEAPLGSAGTHDHFDLKTSHGLLRLHDPRRFGAVIYVPDEGDALARKLLDHLGMEPLSSSFTLDGFKAGLAASRTPIKQLLLSGSVVVGVGNIYASEVLFHSRIHPATPARDVGPRKVKTLYEAIRSVLALAVEKGGTTLRDFSAANGMEGHFQLQAKVYGREGLPCTHCGAPIKLMKQGQRSTFYCARCQKEAKAL, from the coding sequence ATGCCTGAGTTGCCCGAAGTCGAGGTTACGCGCCGCTCTTTTGCGGACCGCATTGCGGGTGCGCGCATTGATGCAGCAGCCTTGGGAAAACCCTTGCGCTGGCCGCTGGGGCTATTGCCGCAGGCGCTGGTCGGGCGCGAGGTGCTGGGCGTGCGTCGCCGCGGTAAATATTTGCTGGTGGATTTGAGTGAGGGGCTGCTCCTCATTCACCTGGGCATGTCGGGCAGCCTGCGCTTTGTGGGGGTTGACGAGGCACCGCTGGGCAGCGCGGGTACGCACGACCACTTTGACCTGAAAACTTCTCACGGTCTTTTACGCCTGCATGACCCGCGCCGTTTTGGCGCCGTGATTTATGTGCCTGATGAGGGCGATGCACTGGCGCGCAAGTTGCTTGACCACTTGGGCATGGAGCCGCTGAGTAGCAGTTTCACGTTGGATGGCTTCAAGGCCGGGCTGGCCGCCAGCCGCACGCCCATCAAGCAATTGCTGCTGAGCGGCAGCGTGGTGGTGGGGGTGGGCAATATCTATGCCTCTGAGGTGCTGTTTCACTCGCGCATTCACCCGGCCACACCGGCGCGTGATGTGGGGCCACGCAAGGTCAAAACTTTGTATGAGGCGATTCGCTCTGTGCTGGCTCTGGCGGTGGAGAAGGGCGGCACCACGCTGCGAGATTTTTCTGCGGCCAATGGCATGGAAGGGCACTTTCAGCTGCAGGCCAAGGTCTATGGCCGCGAGGGCCTGCCTTGCACGCATTGCGGCGCGCCCATCAAGTTGATGAAGCAGGGGCAGCGCAGCACCTTTTATTGCGCCCGCTGCCAGAAAGAGGCAAAAGCTCTTTGA
- the creC gene encoding two-component system sensor histidine kinase CreC, whose amino-acid sequence MRLGLRLFFAFFLINGLAAFFVLRVFMVEVKPSVRKVTEDTLVETAYALAALASADLAKNLFQPGQSGPFATQLSNYTQKPIQAWIWDARKTTLDMRITVTDAQGIVLFDSQGKDQGSDYSRWRDVYLTLRGEYGARTTRAVKEDESSSVMYVSAPIMVNGQIGGVLTASKPSSSVQKIVDSAEQKILRGGLLFVLLSAGVGCAVTWWFVLHVRRLRNYAQQVQAPTLNESTHPAQMPQPVAVPNMPGELGELAQAMDTMRKRLEGRDYIEGYVRALTHELKSPVAAIRGAGELLQDDLPTPDRIMFAKQVVDQSLRLQNLIDQLLQLSRLEQRQQLDKTHSCSLMECAQQAMNALQSTAQQHGIALQLKGADSHGPWEAGLVTLAISNLLQNALDFSPEDRVITLELSPHRITISDQGPGVPDVMLARLGERFFTTPRPNGERSGTGLGLSIVTRIMHLHGGSMAIRNLHPGLAVTLDFAPENQTH is encoded by the coding sequence ATGCGCCTGGGCCTGCGTCTATTCTTCGCTTTCTTCCTCATCAACGGGCTGGCCGCATTTTTTGTGCTGCGCGTCTTTATGGTGGAAGTCAAACCCAGCGTTCGCAAGGTGACTGAAGACACGCTAGTCGAAACCGCCTATGCGCTGGCAGCGCTTGCCAGTGCGGACTTGGCCAAAAACCTGTTTCAGCCGGGCCAAAGCGGCCCCTTCGCGACCCAGCTATCGAACTACACGCAAAAGCCCATTCAGGCCTGGATCTGGGACGCCCGCAAAACCACGCTGGACATGCGTATCACCGTGACCGATGCACAAGGCATTGTGCTGTTTGACTCGCAAGGCAAAGATCAGGGCTCAGACTATTCACGTTGGCGCGATGTCTATCTGACGTTGCGCGGCGAATACGGTGCGCGCACCACAAGAGCGGTCAAGGAAGACGAGTCCAGCAGTGTGATGTATGTCTCCGCACCCATCATGGTGAACGGCCAGATTGGCGGTGTACTCACAGCCTCCAAACCCTCCAGCTCGGTACAGAAAATCGTGGATAGTGCAGAACAAAAAATTCTGCGTGGAGGTCTGCTGTTTGTGCTGCTGTCTGCTGGCGTAGGCTGCGCCGTGACCTGGTGGTTTGTGTTGCATGTACGCCGCCTGCGCAACTATGCGCAGCAGGTTCAGGCACCCACCCTCAATGAATCGACCCACCCTGCGCAGATGCCCCAGCCTGTGGCCGTGCCCAATATGCCCGGCGAGCTGGGCGAGCTGGCTCAGGCCATGGACACCATGCGAAAACGCCTTGAGGGGCGCGACTACATCGAAGGCTATGTGCGCGCCCTCACCCATGAGCTGAAAAGCCCTGTCGCCGCCATACGTGGCGCGGGCGAATTACTGCAAGACGACCTGCCCACCCCAGACCGCATCATGTTTGCCAAGCAGGTTGTGGACCAGAGCCTGCGCCTGCAAAACCTGATTGACCAGCTACTGCAACTGAGTCGACTGGAGCAGCGCCAGCAGCTGGATAAAACCCATAGCTGCAGCCTGATGGAATGTGCGCAGCAGGCCATGAATGCCCTGCAAAGCACCGCCCAGCAGCACGGCATTGCGCTGCAGCTAAAAGGCGCAGACAGCCACGGCCCATGGGAGGCTGGCCTTGTCACCCTCGCCATCAGCAACCTGCTGCAAAACGCGCTGGATTTTTCGCCTGAAGATCGCGTCATCACGCTTGAGTTGAGCCCGCATCGCATCACCATCAGCGATCAAGGCCCGGGCGTGCCAGACGTCATGCTGGCCCGTTTGGGCGAGCGTTTCTTCACCACACCCAGACCTAATGGCGAGCGCAGTGGCACCGGCCTTGGCCTGTCCATCGTCACCCGCATCATGCATCTGCACGGCGGCAGCATGGCGATACGCAATCTGCACCCAGGACTTGCTGTGACTCTGGACTTCGCTCCTGAAAATCAAACCCACTAA
- the rapZ gene encoding RNase adapter RapZ, with the protein MSMEIVLISGMSGSGKSVALHALEDAGFYCVDNLPPELLQSFVELKLTHKDEKVAIAMDARSAQGLPQLPEQLARLEKQGLIPRMIFLDAGNSTLVRRFSETRRRHPLSPGSAATERQALEQDIEKERELLGTLRDRSVVVDTSDLKSSQLQSYIKQVIEAPEGQMTLMFQSFGFKHNMPADSDYVFDVRMLPNPHYEKDLRPLTGLDQPVADYLRNLPEVQQMQLDIQQFLERWLPLLARDHRSYVTVGIGCTGGQHRSVFLVEALAKHFEKTWPTVRRHRSLDFRGNFLQVSQQFLTTDTPPASH; encoded by the coding sequence ATGTCTATGGAGATTGTTCTGATCAGCGGCATGTCCGGGTCGGGCAAATCTGTTGCACTGCATGCGTTGGAAGACGCAGGCTTTTACTGCGTGGACAACCTGCCGCCAGAGCTGCTGCAATCATTTGTGGAGCTGAAGCTCACTCACAAGGATGAAAAAGTAGCCATCGCTATGGATGCGCGCAGCGCCCAGGGCCTGCCGCAATTGCCTGAGCAACTGGCGCGTCTTGAAAAACAGGGCCTGATCCCTCGCATGATTTTTCTGGATGCAGGCAACAGCACGCTGGTGCGCCGCTTCTCTGAAACACGCAGGCGCCACCCCCTGTCCCCCGGCTCGGCCGCCACGGAGCGGCAGGCGCTGGAGCAGGACATTGAAAAAGAACGCGAGCTGTTAGGAACACTGCGCGACCGATCTGTCGTCGTCGATACCAGCGACCTCAAATCATCTCAGCTGCAAAGCTATATCAAGCAAGTCATTGAAGCGCCCGAGGGCCAGATGACGCTGATGTTCCAGTCCTTTGGCTTCAAGCACAACATGCCCGCAGACTCGGACTATGTGTTTGATGTGCGCATGCTGCCTAACCCGCACTATGAAAAAGATCTGCGCCCGCTGACAGGGCTTGATCAGCCTGTGGCGGACTATCTGCGCAATCTCCCTGAGGTGCAGCAGATGCAGCTGGACATTCAACAGTTTCTGGAGCGCTGGCTGCCCCTACTGGCCAGAGACCACCGCAGCTACGTGACGGTGGGCATTGGCTGCACGGGCGGCCAGCACCGTTCGGTCTTTCTGGTAGAAGCACTGGCCAAGCATTTCGAGAAAACCTGGCCTACCGTGCGCCGCCATCGTTCGCTGGATTTTCGTGGGAATTTCCTGCAGGTTTCTCAGCAGTTTTTGACCACTGACACCCCGCCTGCCTCGCACTGA
- the mutY gene encoding A/G-specific adenine glycosylase — MTFPSIATAVVQWQASHGRNHLPWQQTRDPYRVWLSEIMLQQTQVSTVLGYYQRFLDAFPDVASLAAAPQDAVLALWSGLGYYSRARNLHKCAQNVMEQWDGAFPQTAEELATLPGIGRSTAGAISSFCFSERVPILDANVRRVLTRVLAFDGDLAQSKNEKQLWVHAQQLCPTENLYEAMPRYTQGMMDLGASICTPRKPGCLVCPLHDECRAGRAGNPEAYPVRTRKVKRTSEAWWLLVAVDSQRRVWLQKRPQVGIWAGLYSPPVFDSYEALKRFANVTWLDSAAHRWQDLPGFLHVLTHKDLHLHPVLITMDQAQAAMVFEADESCWVNATGWAELGLPAPIRKLLDSELA; from the coding sequence TTGACTTTTCCTTCGATTGCCACTGCTGTCGTGCAGTGGCAGGCCAGCCATGGCCGCAATCATTTACCCTGGCAGCAAACCCGTGATCCTTACCGTGTCTGGCTGTCTGAAATCATGCTGCAGCAGACTCAGGTCAGCACCGTGCTGGGCTACTACCAGCGCTTTTTGGATGCATTCCCTGACGTAGCCAGTCTGGCCGCTGCACCGCAAGATGCCGTGCTGGCGCTGTGGAGCGGTCTGGGCTATTACAGCCGCGCCCGCAATCTGCACAAATGCGCGCAGAACGTCATGGAACAATGGGACGGGGCTTTTCCGCAGACTGCCGAAGAGCTGGCGACACTGCCTGGCATTGGCCGTTCGACCGCTGGTGCGATTTCTTCGTTCTGCTTTTCTGAGCGCGTGCCGATTCTGGATGCCAATGTGCGCCGGGTGCTCACGCGCGTGCTGGCCTTTGATGGCGATCTGGCGCAGTCTAAAAATGAAAAGCAGCTGTGGGTGCATGCGCAGCAGCTTTGCCCCACAGAGAATTTGTACGAAGCCATGCCGCGCTACACGCAGGGCATGATGGATTTGGGCGCCAGCATCTGCACGCCGCGCAAGCCCGGCTGCCTGGTCTGCCCGCTGCACGATGAATGCCGTGCCGGACGCGCTGGCAACCCTGAGGCCTATCCGGTGCGCACGCGCAAGGTCAAACGAACATCTGAAGCGTGGTGGCTGCTGGTGGCCGTGGATAGTCAGCGTCGCGTATGGCTACAAAAGCGTCCGCAAGTTGGCATCTGGGCAGGGCTTTACAGCCCGCCAGTCTTTGACAGCTATGAGGCCTTGAAGCGCTTTGCAAACGTGACCTGGCTTGATAGTGCTGCGCACCGCTGGCAAGACCTGCCCGGTTTTCTGCATGTGCTGACGCATAAGGATTTGCACCTTCACCCGGTGCTGATCACTATGGATCAAGCGCAGGCAGCTATGGTTTTTGAAGCAGATGAATCCTGCTGGGTCAATGCCACAGGCTGGGCTGAGCTGGGCTTGCCTGCGCCGATACGCAAACTGCTGGACTCTGAGCTGGCCTGA